TTGTTCAAGTGCATAGTCGAATCACATCACTCTTCATGATCACTGTAATGGTGGCCTTTGGCATGGTCTTCTTGAGTTGCGAGTCCCTTACGGATGGCTCGGAAGATGGAGACACGGGCACTCTTACGGTCCTTCTGACTGATGTCCCTTTCCCGGCCGATCTGGTGGCCGAGGCCAATGTCACCATTGACAGCCTTGTGGTACATGCCATGGACAGTGATACCTTTATCACGTTGTCCAGTAATCGGCAGGTCTTTAATCTGCTCGATCTGCGCAACGGCGTTACTGCCGGTCTGGCCAGTCTGGAGATACCGACAGGGCGGTACAACCAGCTACGGCTGATTGTCGACGACAGCGCGGCCAGCGTTATATTGAACGATAGCCTCAGCACCTCGGCTCCGCTGGAGATTCCCAGCGGCGGAAAGAGCGGTATGAAGCTCAATATCAAGCCTTTCCTGCAGATTGAAGCGGGTATCGAATCGGAGCTGCTGCTGGATTTTGATGTGAGCAAATCCTTCCATACTAAAGGTAATCTGGACAGCCCTGGTGGGATCACCGGATTTATTTTCAGTCCGGTCCTGCGGGTAGTCAATCTGGCCAATGCCGGGCGGCTCCAGGGAACGGTGACAGACTCCTCCTCCGATACGGGAATTGCTGGTGCTCAGGTGTCGATAAGCACCGTGGACTCCGTTCT
This genomic window from Candidatus Neomarinimicrobiota bacterium contains:
- a CDS encoding DUF4382 domain-containing protein — its product is MHSRITSLFMITVMVAFGMVFLSCESLTDGSEDGDTGTLTVLLTDVPFPADLVAEANVTIDSLVVHAMDSDTFITLSSNRQVFNLLDLRNGVTAGLASLEIPTGRYNQLRLIVDDSAASVILNDSLSTSAPLEIPSGGKSGMKLNIKPFLQIEAGIESELLLDFDVSKSFHTKGNLDSPGGITGFIFSPVLRVVNLANAGRLQGTVTDSSSDTGIAGAQVSISTVDSVLTSTFTDTAGAYAIIGIPADTYSVEAAAAGYNTETASDVAVDARGTTVQNFVLTPQ